caagaggaaaagcatatatacctataataaataaaagaatgataaacaaagaaatacaagatataaaagctaaaacaccaattaaatatgtacatttaggaggaacagaaatattaataaaagtctgctttagagaaggaatagatacacctatagaaatatatttggcagatgatagaattgtacaccctatagaaaaaaacataattagtgcagtaaaaggaaacttagtatatcaaaaatttaagtttacaataagtgctaattatacagtatcattaacagataaaaatatagatagatcattagttctatattggaaaatgtctggaatagaactagcaccaggaagcaaattatttacagcaagatgtaaaaatttatatatattaacaacaaagcataaaataacagcaagaaataaaattaataaaataaaaatagaaaatccttttgaaaaaataattactgtaatagacaataatgactatagctataaagaaattgatatagaagaagatttagaaatagtaaaagaaagattaagcacttcaagcgtaccaaatacattgacaagagctacctcatcaaggatgagtacatctaaaaggaaatatgaaattccacaaagcttattagataaagaagaaataacaccatatcattatttcataacaggaataatagaccaaagaaaatataaaatattaataaatacaggacaagaagaaaattatataacaagggagttagtattagaagaagaaattataagaacaggacatacatgccctggactacctagtgagatagtgaacacgaatgaagaaacaacagaaaaagaaataattataggaggaatacccttagtaatacaatttaaaatataccaaggaaatcataatattacattaggaataaaatggttagaaaaagtcaaaccatacaatatagaaaatgaacaattaacaataacttgtcaaaataagaaaataattataaaaaggacaaaatgattaatgaaaatatttatacttgcaaaaattatagtagaaggatatcacaacagatattatacccctgtgatagatacaggagcagaagcgaatatatgtaaatataattgcttaccagaagataaatgggaaaaattaaaaacacctatggtagtaacgagatttaacaatgaaggaagtatgattaaatacaaagcaaaaaatataaaaatacaaatatgggataaaatactaacaatagaagaaatgtataattttgaatttactacaaaagatatgttattaggaatgtcatttctagatagatattatccacacataataacaaaaacacattggtggcttactacaccatgcggaaataagataggagcaaaaagagtaaataataaacaacgaaaacctatggaatggataaaaggaagtgaaaagataaaccaagaaatggaaaatataaataataaacaaataacgcaattagaaattattatatttgctatagacaaagtcaaattaattaatgaacaactagaacaattatatagtgaagatccattacaaggatgggaaaaacataagacaaaaataaaaattgaattaatagatgaaaatagtataataacacagaaaccattaaaatataactttgatgatctagaagaatttaaaatacatataaatgaattgttaggaaataattacatacaaaaaaaaatagtaaacatacaagtccagcatttatagtaataaaacacagtgaacaaaaaagaggtaaaagtagaatggtcatagattatcgtaatctaaatgctaaaactaaaacatacaattatctgataccaaacaaaatactaaaaataagacaaatacaaggatataattattttagcaaatttgactgcaaatcaggattttaccacctaaaactagaagaagaatccaagcaattaacagcattcacagtaccgcaaggtttctatgaatggaatgttttaccttttggatataaaaatgcaccaggtagattccaacattttatggatagctgttttaaccaactagaaaactgtattgtatatatagatgacatattgttatattctagaacacaagatgaacatataagattattggaaaaatttatacatatagtaaaaaatacaggtataagtttgagtaaaagaaaagcagaaattatgaaatcacaaatagaatttctaggaatacaaatagataaaaatggaataaaaatgcaaactcatatagtacaaaaaataattaatattgatgaaaatatagatacaaaaaagaaattacaatcctttctaggattagtaaaccaggtaagagaatatataccaaaattagcagaacatttaaaaccgttacataaaaaacttaaaaaagatgtagaatattattttgataataaagataaaaaacatataaaaattattaaagatctatgtaaaaaattaccaaaactatattttcctgatgaaaataaaacatttacttacattgttgaaacagattcgagtgatcatagttacggaggagttttaaaatacaaatatgagaaagaaaaaatagaacaccattgtagatattattcaggatcttatacagaagcacaaataaaatgggaaataaatagaaaagaattattcgcattatataaatgtttgttagcatttgagccatatattgtttacaataaatttattgtaagaacagataacacacaagtaaaatggtggataacgaaaaagttagatgattcagttacaacaaaggaaataagaagattggtattgaatatattaaattttacatttacgattgaggtaataaaaactgacaaaaatatgattgcagactacttatcaagacagagttacacagccaggacaagataatcttatggaaaacatactcaaaaccctaactacactttgtacaaaagtggatAGTATGGGCTTGAGAATccaaaagctagaagaaaatgtagaatctacaagtcagcagcatgactataaacatgcggagctacgtcgttcggcagaCGAAAAAAAGCCAGAGCTAGAAGGAGAAGTTGGGAAACTCCGgaaaacccataacaatgtttgttcagatacagctgcaggtacaagtaaaagaactagtgaaaaaccaaaaaacacaaacttaaaccagttatttgcaaaaccatttaccCAAAAACCACAAATGCAGATACCAGCAGAACCACAAACATCAACCTATGCAGTAAGCCTACAAAAcgacaaaaaaagatataactatattacccaatcttacattgaaaacatatacaaaatccaaacatacctaaacctaaacccaagatctatacaaacaaaaaatcctgaagaagattatataacccagaaactacaaggatataacaaacttattgcACAACCTAAGACCAACCCCAacctagtaaaaacatgttacAACTACGGACTACTAAATACAGTATACACATATACCGGAGAAGAGATAGTAGGAATACCAGAATTACATAGAGCATTTCtaacatataaaagaattaccaaaggaaatttattctatataaaatgttatacagcaccagcagagatattatacgaagagataaaatcaccaatacaggtggtaaagataggattaacaaaagatatgattattccagaagagatagaaaaacaaaatgagataccaaaagtagaaatacctaatttttatgcaaataaaagaataattggtatagctacaattatacaagagctagcaaacaattatttaaatggcaATGCTATTTGGAGCTATTATGCAAGAGATCAGGTAATGATATATGCAAACTCCAAAGAACTAAGAAAATCAGATATGGACGAAGTTCAAAGATGGATTTTGTCATTGTTACAACCAGAAGAACAACCATCTACGAGATCTTTGAAGAAAGGATTTATTTCAGAAGAATTATTAGTAAGGTATTGCAAACTTATCAGCAACAAACATCCAGACCACAAATGCTCCAAATGCAACGGAGAAGACAATGTGATACCTACAGTTGATTtagaataaagataaaaaaaaagttattattgttggctgaataatagccatatgtataaagtattatatgtattattgtgtcggctgaatatcagccatatgtataaagtaagagtctttttatttttgtcgtcttgcgtcggctgaaaaaagccaaatgtacaaaagtcgtaaagtaaatagtttgtcggccaatcatgtaaaaagtttgtcggccaattatgtaaagtaaatagtatttatgtgtaatttatgtgtataaatagaggaactttcctcataaataaaacacaccttcatccttacatctctcatctttctgaatactctctctttacgcttaCCAATGGaggggtggaagcgtaaagagagagtattcataaagatgagagatgtaaggatgaaggtgtgttttatttatgaggaaagttcctctatttatacacataaattacacataaatactatttactttacataattggccgacaaactttttacatgattggccgacaaactatttactttacgacttttgtacatttggcttttttcagccgacgcaagacgacaaaaataaaaagactcttactttatacatatggctgatattcagccgacacaataatacatataatactttatacatatggctattattcagccaacaataataactttttttttatcttattagcaaattaaaaatatccaGAAACATTATTACACATGAAgcataaaacaacaaaaaaaaatcatcaagatTCTTTTGAAAAGAAGGTACATGTTCTTATATTGTGGCCTTCTTGTCCACAACGTCCACAACAATTAGATTTTGTTATTAGCTTTTCATCtggatttttctttctctttttcttggtTTACCAGGCATCTTTTTGTATGTAGGTGGCAAGACAACTTCTTTCAAAACATAGTCCAGAGTTGTTCAATCACTTTTGTCTGGCATTGATTCCATTGATACTGCATAAGAATTTGTTACTACattgtatttataataattagagCAGTAGGGGTGTACatctgttatttttttcttcttcaaaacgGTTATTACATGTGGGCAAGGTATCTCGTCATGTTGAAATCTACCACATGAACAAGTTTTCCTCTCAAGATAAATAATGTATCTTATCGCACCTTTATAcactgaaaaataaacttagAAGATGCAACAACCtgcaattatttaaaattagagatattaaacatatttttttttattttgggtaaacaataatttaataaagatAATACAAAATGTTCTTCATTTTTGCACTTTTTGACGCGTTTAAAACCAATATTTCTTCAAATCTTCTTTCCAATGTTTCATTTGTACAAGAAGTTATTTCCCTATTTTTGCAATTCCAAAAATCAAATAGAATTCTAGCTTCTTCCAGAAAGCCTATAATAGGTAGTTGTCGTGCATCAACAAAGCAACCATTGATACATTCAACTATATTTGAAGTCATCATTCTTTCCCGGTTCACTGTTGCATGAGACCTAGACCACCTTTCATACCAACATcttgaagatatttttttacGCTTCCATCTATTTTATCCAATTTAGccatcaatttttcaaaatcctCTATTCTATAAGTCTTTGCTATTGAGAAAAACAGATCACTTAGAATGGTCCTGCTTCTCCTAAAGTTTGAACAAACATTTTCTCAGAGGTGCCATATGCATGCAAAATGAGGAACATTTGGATAAACTATACTTACACCTTTCTTTATGCTTTCATTTTTGTCAGATACAACACACACTTTTTCCCACTCaccaaatatattcttaaactgTTGAAAGAATCATGTccattgatacgctcaaacttacttctcaaataagaagtaaagcgatcgtgtcaagtaaataacccaagtaatgaggttgagatcgttcccacaaggaaaatattttagacttaacttcaatctattattactattgttcagtcaattacttccttggaaagcaaaaatgataaaaaggggggtttctattcctaaataaatgaaaataactagcaaaattaatagagacaactaacagattcgaatgttggagtttaatcaattaatcaaagtaactagggtttacgtgttccccacaggttcataacttaataattctaactataacaattctttcctagtatcttgcatgcaaagtgataagttatgtatttctaaatccttggtccggcatctagaaaatttcactccgcaccttggtccggctacgtgtgttgcttactaacccttatctttacctcatattaagcatcgtattcgatatttgactaagttattacctcgtaccaatcaatactagcctattagatagtatacactaaatttatgttgataattcttttcctattatctacctccttggtccggcaagtagcattaaagtgagttctaacgttggtcatccgttaaaaagacttctaagcgaaagaattatcaatacatgcaagacactattctagaattgttattttagatagattttacctcattattcgcctatggttcccacaaccctagttatggagtttagttacccatagtcataatcacaatattcaaatatatgatataagaattcatgcacttacttcaatgagaaagagtaaaatccaaaagttcgcttgattaatcaacaaaaatcaccaacaattaattactgaaattaattgaagaacaaagagtctaacaaagagtctaaaaataatcaagggtctaacaataatcaagggcctaaccaaataatccggagtctaacctcaaaaatgagatttttcgaactatttataaaaaaaataaaaactaattacataaggactctatttgctggaaatctgtcaaaacgcggctggatcgacggacaacgcgatggatcgtcgtggtcacgacggaccgtcatggactccgtcgtcccatacttgatgcaattcttcttctgcttctctcttcatcACCCTCAATGGCAGGTATgatggatcgtcacaggcataacggtccgtcgagggtctccgttccaaaacacttgaactcttggaatatgggtattgggactacttctctgaacttcatgacgaaccgtAATGGATACGAAGGTCCGTCATGCattccgtaaccccacacttggtcatacttcctcatcttccttcagcagctgcactatgctgacacctacggaccatcacgagcatgacggaccgtcacaagctccgtaggtggtctcttctgcattttttcgctcaaaaacctctgcattcatctttggacagatttcctgcaaataaggagaaacttatataaaaattagcacaaaaaggcttttaacacactaaacttaaggaaaaagtattaataataccgtgaaaccacggtatatcatccATGAACAATCATTTTCGTGTCAACAATTTCGTACACCAAAGGCAATGTGCAACCTTAACATAGAAACACAAAACAATATAGTTTAAATAACGTCTTACTATTgagttaataaataaataaattcataacaAGATGTCATACCTGCTCCTTCGAGTGTACTAGCAGATACAAATGTCCCTCGATAAGCTCCACTAAGATGTGaagcatcaacaacaacaactagcCTACAGAACTCAAATCCTCTCTTATTGACCTTAATGATATGAAAAGATACATAAATTTGTTGTATTCAGACTTATGCATCCTTACATATGAATTTGGATACACAGTTtctaacatatatatgtatcttgACATATTTTCTATATCTATCAGCAGGTTTACCTCTTATAATTTCCAATGCATGCTCTTTAGTCCGTCATGCTTACTAATAAGAAATCTAAACGCCATACATTTCCCTAATATCCTCAATTATATCGTTCaaagtatattttcttttatgattcTATTTTGAAGTTGTCACACCAATAACAAACCCAACAGTAGCTTGTACTTACTTAATACCGTATTTCTCAATGGACATGTATGTTCACTATTAAAGTATCTCACTATGAATGTCTCTGAATTCTTTCTAACAGAGCCCTTCAATTTCCAACTAGAATAATCTGAATAAAAAACTAATACGTAGTTGCAattacataacatatatatgttatttgatCAGGTTGATTGtactaatacataaataaaaataaaattacattgcGATACATTATTTCAATTACAAGATAGAACTGATACTTTCATAAATAAATGTATCACATCATGATACTTTATTATGTAATTATCACAAATTTACTCTTAAACATTTTTCATCTACCTTTATtcatttatacattaataaCCAGAAAAACATCAAAATGAACAAGATACATTCTACATACAACTACACGTAACATGTAATATTAGTGTATCATGGTAAACATATTACAAACAAGATATATATTATTAGGAACATTAtcatataattgtataatataCCTTTTGTTATCAgttcttttaactttaaaagtGAAGCCTttctttatttgtaattttCCGTTACCACCTTTAGAGTTGCATTATCTTTGTACATTTGCTTCTCTTCCACAACAGAAATATTGGTATCTGATATAAAATTTTTCACCTCTATTTCTGGTAGGTAATATGCATACCAATTTTTGATTCAACAGTGCTTAGAGTCGTTGCGTCTTTTTTTTCCACCCTCAACACACACGATTGCACCTTTTGTTGCATCATAATTTAGTATCTCTTCAACACATTTATCTAATGTATCAATGTATAGAGGATAGATTCCGAATTCCACCTCATATTTCTTAATTTCTATGTACAATTTCAACCCCATATCAATACGAATACACAATGAAGACGAATTACCTTTAACAACATATCTAATCTCGATATTTTTTTTCGATTCATCAATACCCAACTCAGCCGCAATTGCTGAAATAAGATTcatgaatgaaatatttttccaacCACTATCTCGTCACTTTTGTATCGCTCGTATATAACATCACTTTACCATGTTCTAGAATGTCTTAACAAGATagaaatattcatttttgaatCTTCACATATTGCGTTTCAGAATTTTTTACACAAACTTTACGTTTTTTTTCGAAGAACAATGTGAAGGTTTCACAATTTGAAATTTACTACCCTAAATCCGTTAGAGGTTTATGCAGATTGAAcgctaagggcccgtttggatgggcttaataaaagcagctttaaaaaagtacttttgaaagtgctgaaacttatttttaaaataagcagttatgcgtttggacaaaagtgctgaagttgttatgtcaaacgtgaaaagggaaaaatagaagaaagaaatgttagggttatatgggtaatttggagattgtataaaaatattaagggaaaaaacataaaaatgtggtcaacttaaaacagcttataagcttaaaaaaaaagcacccttaccccagcttttaacttttggcttaaaataagtttttttaacttaaaataaactattttgagtattgccaaacagttaaataagtcaaaaaccagcttttaagtcagtttgaccaacttttaagctgagccaaacaggctctaaattTGTTAAACGTCCGCTTGAAACATGGGATAAatataattccttttttttatgcTTCGCTCTAatttaaataacattatttaatattaactatccaaattaatataaaaaagaatttttaataaatagtgAAAGAAtagagataaaaaataattggtcCCTTACACGATCCTTACACGATTGATTTACCTaatttttacaataatttttactCACTTTAGGTATATTTTTGATTTAAAGTGGAGTAGAAATTGTACATAAATtggatatttaaaattaaacccTAAAGAGAAAACCTAATCGATTAGAAGATTGAACATTGAAGACCGGAGATTGAAGATCGAAGATTGGATCAGGTAATCATGGGGATCAGATTCATACTAATGGTGAATAAGCAAGGACAAACCCGTCTTGCCCAGTATTACGAATACCTTACTCTTGAAGAAAGACGTGCCCTTGAGGGTGAAATTGTACGCAAATGCCTTGCCCGCAACGAACAACAGGTTATCAATTTTGCACTCTCATGGCTCTTTCAATTCTTAGTTTTTCTATGTTCAAACGTTGTAATAGTTCTGTAGAATagagaatgaaatgaaattacaTGACTGATCCCTTTAAAATAGTTTACTAGTAACTTTTTCTAAGCTTATTATTTCTGtgtaaaattctttttttctttattgtgaATGTGCATAACATGTTCTCATTCTGTTCCAATCTTTCTTGTTGATCCTGCATTTCAAAACAGTGTTCATTTGTGGAGCATCGTACCTACAAAATTGTCTATAGGCGATATGCGTCACTCTTTTTCCTAGTTGGAGTTGATAATGAAGAAGTAAGTTATACTTCCTGCTTTTTTATTTACAATTTAGCTAACCCCTCTTTGCTTACCATTCAATTACATCTGATTTAACATATTTCTGTTcgtattttatgttttgaactAGTGTTGGTTGATCCCCCCTCTTTTCATGACAATATCCTGTCATGTCAACGCAGAAGCGTCTTTTGTTTATCACCATGACGTAATTCTGTGACCTGaaagtttcttaatttttcatatctatagttagaaaaatatcttaaatttatgTGTGAACCTACCTCCCACACTGCTGGTACTTGGTATGCTTCTATCAACTATGGAGAACTCTAGAAGACTAGGATAACTATGGAGTATAAGTCGTGCAGTCCAGATCAGTATTTGTCTTGTTCTTTTGATATAGGCCAAGAACATTTTTTAATTACC
This DNA window, taken from Solanum lycopersicum chromosome 5, SLM_r2.1, encodes the following:
- the LOC138348586 gene encoding uncharacterized protein; this encodes MENILKTLTTLCTKVDSMGLRIQKLEENVESTSQQHDYKHAELRRSADEKKPELEGEVGKLRKTHNNVCSDTAAGTSKRTSEKPKNTNLNQLFAKPFTQKPQMQIPAEPQTSTYAVSLQNDKKRYNYITQSYIENIYKIQTYLNLNPRSIQTKNPEEDYITQKLQGYNKLIAQPKTNPNLVKTCYNYGLLNTVYTYTGEEIVGIPELHRAFLTYKRITKGNLFYIKCYTAPAEILYEEIKSPIQVVKIGLTKDMIIPEEIEKQNEIPKVEIPNFYANKRIIGIATIIQELANNYLNGNAIWSYYARDQVMIYANSKELRKSDMDEVQRWILSLLQPEEQPSTRSLKKGFISEELLVRYCKLISNKHPDHKCSKCNGEDNVIPTVDLE
- the LOC101264931 gene encoding AP-4 complex subunit sigma; the protein is MGIRFILMVNKQGQTRLAQYYEYLTLEERRALEGEIVRKCLARNEQQCSFVEHRTYKIVYRRYASLFFLVGVDNEENELAILEFIHLLVETMDRHFGNVCELDIMFHLEKAHFMLEEMVMNGCIVETSKANILTPIQLMDKAS